In the genome of Bacillus sp. S3, one region contains:
- a CDS encoding cupredoxin domain-containing protein has protein sequence MFAKKWLTGLVVLFAVIVGVTTLGSLGVFAESGEVTQPTETVKAIEVKMNDDYFNPKVITILNGKTTPLILKNEGKREHTFTVEKLGIDVEVQPGKEKTITVSPKEPGTYQLICRYHFTKGMDGTVIVK, from the coding sequence ATGTTTGCAAAAAAGTGGTTAACAGGGTTGGTCGTATTGTTTGCAGTGATTGTAGGTGTGACAACACTAGGCTCACTCGGCGTATTTGCCGAATCCGGTGAGGTAACTCAGCCTACGGAGACGGTGAAAGCGATTGAGGTTAAGATGAACGATGATTACTTTAATCCGAAAGTCATCACCATTCTCAATGGAAAAACGACACCTTTGATATTGAAAAACGAAGGGAAAAGGGAACACACCTTCACAGTGGAAAAGCTCGGAATTGACGTCGAAGTCCAGCCAGGAAAAGAAAAAACCATTACCGTGAGTCCGAAAGAGCCCGGTACATATCAACTAATATGTCGGTACCATTTTACCAAAGGAATGGATGGAACAGTAATTGTTAAATAA
- a CDS encoding pyridoxamine 5'-phosphate oxidase family protein, translating to MSNMMKQEEMETLRELIKDVDTAMLTTVTEEGLVSRPMKTQEVEFDGDLWFFTKKETNKYEEILHDQDVNVAYAGKSYVSVRGRAEIVTDLDKKKELWSTAHEKIMQTSYDDPNVVLIKVKAEAAEYWETGNLTKKIAFLYKRMTGQSSKSTDVNETVELN from the coding sequence ATGTCTAATATGATGAAACAAGAAGAAATGGAAACGTTAAGAGAGTTAATCAAAGACGTAGACACGGCCATGCTGACTACGGTAACGGAAGAAGGACTTGTTTCTCGTCCTATGAAAACACAAGAAGTAGAGTTTGATGGCGACTTATGGTTTTTCACTAAAAAAGAGACGAATAAATATGAAGAAATTTTACATGATCAAGATGTGAATGTGGCCTATGCAGGTAAATCCTATGTTTCCGTTCGCGGAAGAGCGGAAATCGTTACGGATTTAGACAAGAAAAAGGAATTGTGGAGCACAGCACATGAGAAAATCATGCAAACTTCTTATGATGATCCTAACGTTGTCCTGATAAAGGTAAAAGCGGAAGCAGCCGAATATTGGGAAACCGGTAATCTCACAAAGAAAATTGCCTTTCTCTATAAACGCATGACAGGACAAAGTTCTAAATCGACAGATGTAAATGAAACGGTTGAATTGAATTGA
- a CDS encoding sigma-70 family RNA polymerase sigma factor, translating to MESFEQLAEQYTPMIYKIMHSLHIYKDQEEFFQLGLIALWEASRRFDASKGKLTSYAYMYIKGYLLMELKKCRKNEEKSLYPSDEFWSVIEDHTPFCPLEEETLRSYCAGLTPNQTKWVLYTSRYGLSASEIAALEKVSVSAVKGWRAGAREKIKQLVMV from the coding sequence TTGGAAAGCTTTGAACAGTTAGCTGAACAATACACACCGATGATCTACAAAATCATGCACTCATTACACATTTATAAGGACCAAGAAGAATTCTTCCAGCTCGGGCTTATTGCCCTTTGGGAAGCCTCCCGCCGCTTTGACGCAAGCAAGGGGAAACTCACCAGCTATGCTTACATGTACATTAAAGGGTATCTGCTCATGGAACTGAAGAAATGCCGCAAAAACGAGGAAAAAAGCCTTTATCCAAGTGATGAATTCTGGAGCGTCATCGAGGATCACACCCCCTTCTGCCCATTAGAGGAAGAAACGCTTCGCTCCTATTGTGCAGGCCTGACACCTAACCAAACAAAGTGGGTCCTCTACACCTCCCGTTATGGCTTATCGGCAAGCGAGATTGCTGCATTAGAGAAAGTGTCGGTTTCCGCTGTGAAAGGCTGGCGTGCCGGGGCGCGAGAAAAAATAAAGCAGTTGGTAATGGTCTAG
- a CDS encoding glycerophosphodiester phosphodiesterase family protein: protein MKKGLIASLACLSLSVTTAAPYAVLAKPIEMSVTDNGQSTLTPLNSDVAVIAHRGASAYGPEHTLAAYKQAMTMKADYVEFDLQMTKDGQLIAMHDETLARTTNAKELYPDRAPWRVKDFTLEEIQRLDAGSWFNKAYPDQAKQAYIGQKVPTLEEAIEFVKQHGNGKAGLYMETKAPSVYPGMEEKVIEILKKTEVLENEKLFLESFSEESLRKVHNLAPNVKLIQLYNASMLKGKDVSKEMQRISDYASGVGPSKELVVPKMMQAAHQNKLLVHPWTVNSQDDMVSLASLGVDGLFTNYPDQFESLLDKPYISHGVASGDVTDSSAILWTRTNEKANVQFEISTDSTFKHDTMVKTAPANATNDFAVKVEVDGLKPDTTYYYRAHAVSSKYTVNGSFKTAPEENSLKPLTMVWGGDTGGHGEIPPYKSFEAMSAVNPDFFLFSGDTIYADSPTPAVPNPPSQTVEDFWAKYKEIRTDKGFRSLLQKTSTFAIWDDHEVTNDFSGPSQPLTPTGLHAFKNYYPISNERSAEDKLYHKYSWGNAMDMVILNNRGYRSPNTQADGPDKTMLGKEQVEWLKQQLLESDAKVKLVASSVPISVPTGKAMARDGWANGDNVNANDPTGFENEFKEISDFIIEKGIKNVFFVTTDVHFAEVIKYDANQDGKTDYNELISGPIGAVKINPGTLDPTFGPEKLYAEGNFFNFGVFRVDPAAKQAIVEIQDENGKVHFSHTYQLED, encoded by the coding sequence ATGAAAAAGGGTTTAATTGCTAGTCTTGCTTGCCTGTCTTTGTCCGTCACAACTGCTGCGCCATATGCCGTTTTAGCCAAGCCGATTGAAATGTCCGTAACGGATAATGGACAATCAACATTAACACCATTAAACTCCGATGTAGCCGTGATTGCCCATCGCGGTGCCTCTGCATACGGCCCGGAACATACACTTGCCGCCTATAAACAGGCGATGACAATGAAGGCCGATTATGTCGAATTTGACTTACAAATGACGAAGGATGGCCAATTGATTGCCATGCATGATGAAACATTGGCGCGGACGACCAATGCCAAGGAACTTTATCCAGACCGGGCCCCATGGCGGGTAAAGGATTTTACTCTAGAAGAAATCCAGCGTCTCGATGCAGGCTCATGGTTTAATAAAGCCTATCCGGATCAGGCAAAACAAGCGTACATCGGGCAGAAGGTGCCAACACTGGAGGAAGCCATTGAATTCGTCAAGCAGCACGGGAATGGCAAAGCCGGTCTGTACATGGAAACAAAAGCTCCAAGTGTTTACCCGGGAATGGAAGAGAAAGTAATTGAAATCTTAAAAAAAACGGAAGTCTTAGAGAATGAAAAACTATTTCTTGAATCCTTCAGCGAGGAGAGCCTTCGTAAGGTACACAATCTTGCCCCAAATGTTAAACTGATTCAGCTTTATAATGCTAGTATGCTGAAAGGGAAAGATGTGTCCAAGGAGATGCAGCGAATCTCTGATTATGCTTCTGGTGTCGGTCCGAGCAAAGAACTGGTCGTTCCAAAGATGATGCAAGCTGCACATCAAAACAAGCTTCTCGTTCATCCGTGGACCGTCAATTCTCAGGATGATATGGTTTCCCTAGCCTCACTTGGTGTTGATGGGCTATTCACAAACTACCCGGATCAGTTTGAGAGTCTGCTAGACAAGCCGTATATTTCACACGGGGTTGCAAGCGGTGATGTGACCGATTCTTCAGCCATCTTATGGACCAGGACCAACGAAAAAGCAAACGTGCAATTTGAAATTTCTACAGACAGTACGTTTAAACACGATACGATGGTCAAAACAGCACCGGCAAATGCTACGAACGATTTTGCCGTAAAGGTAGAAGTGGACGGATTAAAGCCGGATACTACCTACTACTACCGGGCACATGCTGTTTCCAGCAAGTATACCGTCAATGGTTCATTTAAAACGGCACCAGAGGAAAACAGCTTAAAACCATTGACCATGGTTTGGGGCGGCGATACGGGGGGCCATGGCGAGATTCCGCCATATAAATCTTTCGAAGCAATGTCTGCAGTCAATCCAGACTTCTTCCTGTTCAGCGGGGACACGATTTATGCGGATAGCCCTACCCCGGCAGTGCCGAATCCTCCTTCGCAAACGGTAGAGGATTTCTGGGCGAAGTATAAAGAAATCCGGACCGATAAAGGATTCCGCAGCCTGCTGCAGAAAACAAGCACCTTTGCCATTTGGGATGACCATGAAGTAACAAATGACTTTTCAGGCCCCTCCCAGCCGCTGACTCCAACTGGATTACATGCGTTTAAAAACTACTACCCTATTTCTAATGAACGCAGTGCAGAGGACAAGCTATATCACAAGTATTCTTGGGGCAACGCGATGGATATGGTGATCCTAAACAACCGGGGTTACCGCTCTCCTAACACCCAGGCAGATGGGCCAGATAAAACCATGCTAGGGAAGGAACAAGTAGAATGGCTGAAGCAGCAGCTTCTTGAGTCGGATGCAAAAGTAAAACTGGTCGCATCTTCTGTGCCAATCTCCGTTCCAACTGGAAAAGCCATGGCTAGAGATGGATGGGCAAATGGAGACAATGTAAACGCAAATGATCCAACAGGGTTTGAGAACGAGTTCAAGGAAATCTCTGATTTTATCATCGAAAAAGGAATCAAAAATGTTTTCTTCGTCACAACAGATGTTCACTTTGCCGAAGTTATCAAATATGACGCCAATCAAGATGGTAAGACGGATTATAACGAATTGATCAGCGGACCAATCGGAGCGGTAAAGATTAATCCAGGGACACTGGATCCAACTTTCGGCCCGGAGAAATTATATGCTGAAGGCAATTTCTTTAACTTCGGCGTGTTCCGTGTGGATCCTGCAGCGAAGCAAGCGATTGTAGAAATTCAGGATGAAAACGGAAAGGTTCATTTCAGCCATACGTACCAGCTGGAGGATTAA
- a CDS encoding GNAT family N-acetyltransferase — translation MGKYEVKQINDLLNYDLDHIVKQSKEEGFRFVERLLNDYKNGSNTFHHSGEGLFGVFNKEGLLVAVGGLNKDPFSNEHYIGRLRRFYVRKEYRRNGVGSILVKRIIDEAKRYYKILVLHTDTEQADTFYSSIGFSKGNLYPNSSHFMEFKS, via the coding sequence ATGGGGAAATATGAGGTAAAACAAATAAATGATCTGTTGAATTATGATTTGGATCATATAGTAAAGCAAAGCAAAGAAGAGGGTTTTCGCTTTGTAGAACGATTATTAAATGACTATAAAAATGGCAGTAATACTTTTCACCATTCTGGAGAAGGATTATTTGGTGTGTTTAATAAAGAAGGTCTACTTGTTGCTGTTGGCGGATTAAATAAAGACCCCTTTTCAAATGAACATTATATAGGCAGGCTGAGAAGGTTTTATGTTCGTAAAGAGTATAGGAGAAACGGTGTGGGAAGTATTTTGGTAAAAAGGATCATTGACGAAGCAAAAAGGTATTATAAAATTTTGGTGCTTCATACAGATACCGAACAGGCTGATACATTTTATTCTTCTATTGGATTTTCAAAGGGAAATCTTTATCCAAATTCAAGTCACTTTATGGAGTTTAAAAGCTAA
- a CDS encoding ArsR/SmtB family transcription factor: protein MNWDKDAIFKALGDSTRRLILDELSERNEQTMYELTVRLITKHGLSITRQAIAKHLSVLEDAGLVKSKRKGKYRVIKFNNEPLKDLLKGWIE from the coding sequence ATGAATTGGGACAAAGACGCTATATTCAAAGCACTTGGCGACTCGACACGAAGACTCATTTTAGACGAACTTTCCGAACGTAACGAGCAGACGATGTATGAACTTACGGTACGTCTGATTACGAAGCACGGACTTTCCATTACGCGGCAGGCGATCGCCAAACATCTTTCTGTGCTGGAAGATGCAGGGCTCGTCAAATCAAAACGAAAGGGAAAATATCGAGTAATTAAATTTAACAACGAACCACTTAAAGATCTACTAAAAGGATGGATCGAGTAA
- a CDS encoding YdhK family protein: MKAHQFVASIITLIMVLVLAACTGNGDTPPSDHNADPKTKSNEQMEMNHSSSGEVPEDLAVAENPTYPVGSQAVMHAKHMKGMDGAAATIAGAYHTTVYSVSYTPTTGGERVEDHKWVIHEEIENAGEEAFKPGDEVVLKADHMEGMDGAAAVIDSAEETTVYMVDFKNTETGKEVKNHKWVTESELSPNK, encoded by the coding sequence ATGAAAGCTCATCAATTTGTCGCAAGTATCATTACTTTGATTATGGTTCTCGTTTTAGCGGCTTGTACTGGAAATGGTGACACACCACCATCTGATCATAACGCAGATCCAAAGACGAAATCCAATGAACAAATGGAAATGAATCATTCAAGTTCAGGTGAAGTTCCAGAAGATTTAGCGGTTGCAGAAAATCCAACCTACCCAGTTGGAAGTCAGGCTGTTATGCATGCGAAACATATGAAGGGAATGGACGGAGCGGCAGCCACAATTGCGGGAGCCTATCATACAACTGTGTATTCCGTTTCATATACCCCTACAACTGGTGGTGAAAGAGTGGAAGACCATAAGTGGGTTATTCATGAAGAAATTGAAAACGCAGGCGAAGAAGCATTTAAGCCTGGCGATGAGGTTGTATTGAAAGCGGACCATATGGAAGGAATGGATGGGGCTGCCGCTGTTATTGATTCAGCCGAGGAAACAACGGTATATATGGTTGATTTCAAAAATACTGAAACAGGAAAAGAAGTAAAAAACCATAAATGGGTTACAGAAAGTGAACTATCACCGAACAAATAA
- a CDS encoding VOC family protein: MTKPLLRGMEGVFIPVKDPEMSAKWYEEILGFKLIYIEEEAAVMKIEEHSQTVVCLVRTVNHQPMKFPNNNFGVGKYYNFIPDKIEETYKILLEKNVKVNAMGGEGTTRFFTFYDPDDNPLGVCQ; encoded by the coding sequence ATGACCAAACCACTCTTAAGGGGGATGGAAGGAGTTTTTATTCCGGTTAAAGATCCCGAAATGTCTGCGAAATGGTATGAGGAAATACTGGGATTCAAACTTATTTACATTGAAGAAGAGGCTGCTGTAATGAAGATTGAAGAGCATTCTCAAACCGTAGTATGTCTTGTTAGAACAGTCAATCATCAACCAATGAAGTTTCCAAATAATAATTTTGGAGTAGGGAAATATTATAATTTTATTCCAGACAAAATAGAAGAAACCTACAAAATTCTGCTTGAAAAGAATGTAAAAGTAAATGCAATGGGTGGAGAAGGAACCACTAGATTTTTTACATTTTACGACCCGGACGATAACCCTCTAGGAGTTTGCCAATAG
- a CDS encoding cold-shock protein: protein MEQGKVKWFNAEKGFGFIEREGGEDVFVHFSAIQGEGFKSLDEGQAVTFDVEQGQRGAQAANVRKA from the coding sequence ATGGAACAAGGTAAAGTAAAATGGTTTAACGCAGAAAAAGGTTTCGGATTCATCGAGCGTGAAGGCGGAGAAGATGTATTCGTTCATTTCTCAGCAATCCAAGGCGAAGGTTTCAAATCTTTAGATGAAGGCCAAGCAGTTACTTTTGACGTTGAGCAAGGCCAACGTGGAGCTCAAGCAGCTAACGTTCGTAAAGCTTAA
- a CDS encoding MOSC domain-containing protein, giving the protein MTVAGRNRIELKNFSIGLPQKLKYGNNKEIDSGICKQTIEEALLTKEGFLGDGVADLQHHGGPDRAVCVYPYEHYLLWGNEFATTLPASTFGENITVTNMLEKDVHLGDIFRLGDAVIQITQGRIPCSTISKRTNNPFLLKRMVQTGFTGYLCRVLEEGLVRNDSQITLLEPHPKKVSILYGNEIYFHNQKDIEGIKRILAVDELANEWKELMADRQNMLTS; this is encoded by the coding sequence ATGACAGTGGCAGGCAGGAACAGGATTGAACTAAAAAATTTTTCAATTGGATTACCCCAAAAATTGAAGTACGGGAATAATAAGGAAATCGATTCAGGCATTTGCAAACAAACCATTGAAGAAGCGCTCTTAACAAAAGAGGGATTTCTCGGAGATGGAGTGGCGGACTTACAGCATCACGGAGGTCCAGACCGTGCCGTATGTGTATACCCCTATGAACACTATTTACTTTGGGGAAACGAATTTGCAACTACTTTACCGGCTTCCACTTTCGGTGAGAATATAACGGTAACAAATATGTTGGAAAAAGATGTCCATCTTGGGGATATTTTTCGGCTTGGAGATGCTGTTATCCAAATCACTCAAGGGAGAATCCCATGCAGCACCATTTCTAAGCGTACGAATAATCCATTTCTGCTAAAGAGGATGGTACAAACAGGTTTTACAGGGTATTTGTGCCGTGTGTTAGAAGAGGGGTTGGTCCGTAACGATTCTCAAATTACATTATTGGAGCCACATCCAAAAAAGGTATCCATTCTTTACGGAAATGAGATTTATTTTCATAATCAAAAGGATATCGAAGGGATAAAAAGAATTCTAGCTGTTGATGAATTGGCTAACGAATGGAAAGAACTGATGGCAGATCGGCAAAATATGCTTACCAGTTGA
- a CDS encoding DMT family transporter, which produces MGNNSKRGMLFGFIGVVCFSLTLPATSIAVPYFGETIVGLGRTVVAAIIVSIIFIIKKESLPNKKQLKSLSIVAAGAVLAFPLLSTFAMKSLPVSHGAIETALLPLATAGFAMWRGGERPSKRYWIASIIGAVTVLLYAVYLGLGQLQKGDMALIVAVLLLGLSYAEGGKLSKELGSWQVIAWAILIGAPFFIIPVGLSISVDIFQAPIEAWISLFYLAVVSQFLAYIAWYGGMSLGGIAKVGQIQYLQPFLMIGFSVLFLGESITWLTIVLAIVVVICVIIGKNAPVIKKESKGTVLLAFMGKKERKMP; this is translated from the coding sequence ATGGGAAACAATAGTAAAAGAGGAATGCTGTTCGGCTTTATTGGCGTCGTTTGTTTTAGTCTTACCTTACCAGCTACAAGTATTGCTGTCCCTTATTTTGGTGAGACAATTGTTGGGTTGGGTAGGACAGTAGTTGCGGCAATAATCGTAAGTATCATTTTTATCATAAAAAAGGAATCATTACCTAATAAAAAACAATTGAAAAGCTTAAGTATTGTTGCCGCTGGTGCTGTACTTGCCTTTCCGTTATTGTCAACTTTTGCAATGAAGTCACTGCCTGTATCACATGGTGCAATTGAAACAGCTTTACTCCCGCTTGCGACAGCTGGTTTTGCTATGTGGCGCGGAGGCGAGCGGCCTTCGAAACGGTATTGGATTGCGAGTATTATTGGCGCTGTAACAGTGCTTCTTTATGCCGTATATTTAGGTTTAGGTCAATTACAAAAAGGGGATATGGCACTAATTGTAGCTGTCTTACTACTTGGGTTGAGTTATGCAGAAGGCGGAAAACTTTCAAAAGAGCTTGGCAGCTGGCAAGTCATCGCTTGGGCTATATTAATTGGAGCCCCGTTTTTTATTATTCCTGTTGGCTTAAGCATATCGGTTGATATATTCCAAGCGCCGATCGAAGCTTGGATCAGTTTGTTCTATTTAGCTGTTGTAAGCCAATTTTTAGCCTATATCGCTTGGTATGGCGGGATGTCTTTAGGAGGGATTGCAAAAGTGGGACAGATTCAATATTTACAGCCCTTTTTAATGATTGGATTTTCTGTATTGTTCTTAGGAGAATCAATCACATGGCTTACGATTGTATTAGCGATTGTTGTAGTGATATGCGTCATAATTGGAAAAAATGCACCTGTGATCAAGAAGGAGTCCAAGGGGACGGTTCTGCTGGCTTTTATGGGAAAGAAAGAGCGAAAAATGCCATGA
- a CDS encoding nucleotidyltransferase family protein has protein sequence MITEDQWMMNILRAAKSLNLPDWWICAGFVRSKIWDTLHSFNERTPIPDIDVIYFDPANINELQEKKLEEKLKTLMPNIPWSVKNEARMHIKSNMPPYVSSVDAISKFPETATALGVKLDEKDNVIVIAPCGINDVVNLVVKPTPYFTKTKERVEIYENRISKKNWKAVWKHLKVYHIDISY, from the coding sequence ATGATTACAGAGGATCAATGGATGATGAATATATTAAGAGCAGCAAAATCATTGAATTTGCCTGACTGGTGGATTTGTGCTGGATTTGTTCGATCAAAAATATGGGACACATTACATAGTTTTAATGAAAGAACTCCCATTCCAGATATTGATGTCATTTATTTTGATCCTGCAAATATTAATGAATTACAGGAAAAGAAACTTGAGGAAAAGCTTAAAACCCTTATGCCTAACATTCCTTGGTCTGTAAAAAATGAAGCAAGAATGCATATTAAAAGCAATATGCCTCCCTATGTTTCATCCGTGGATGCTATTTCCAAGTTTCCAGAAACAGCAACCGCATTAGGAGTAAAATTAGATGAAAAAGACAATGTGATCGTAATAGCCCCTTGTGGAATCAACGATGTGGTCAATCTTGTGGTAAAGCCGACTCCTTATTTTACAAAGACGAAAGAGAGAGTTGAAATTTACGAAAACCGAATATCAAAAAAGAACTGGAAAGCAGTTTGGAAACATTTAAAAGTGTATCATATAGATATTTCTTATTAA
- a CDS encoding PLP-dependent aminotransferase family protein: protein MTTKYRGILEWVKQQIENKQLKTGDKLPSIRLLADQFQCSKNTVVKALVELEQQHIVYAKPKSGYYVVDYYQTPSPHEKDIDFLSAGPDKQIMPYEDFQHCINQAIEHYKEQLFTYSEQQGLFSLRKELAKYLQHLQVFTKPERLVITSGSQQALHILANMPFPNGKKNVLIEQPTYFGMIDTLQLNQITTLGIELTMEGIDFERLEYLFRTNDIKFFYIVPRCHNPLGHHYTNEEKKKIVALAEKYDVYIVEDDFLAELDPDLKADPLFAYEPNGRVIYVKSFSKVFLPGLRMATVALPETMIPTFVSYKFSTDFTSSTLSQGALEIYLKNGMFHYHLESVKKLYIKKMKTVLEACSLYLPDYVQFTKPKSGFYLTIFLPSHIDVNKLIYLLHEKHIYVDNASRMYLAENSQQAIRLSISQVNEDKIHLGIQQIATYIIDMCEKKKYNPLSFKSYH, encoded by the coding sequence ATGACAACAAAATATAGAGGTATTTTAGAATGGGTGAAACAACAAATAGAGAATAAGCAGTTAAAAACAGGTGATAAATTACCTTCCATTCGGCTGCTCGCTGATCAATTTCAATGTAGTAAAAATACGGTTGTAAAGGCATTAGTTGAATTGGAACAACAACATATTGTCTATGCTAAACCCAAAAGTGGCTATTACGTTGTTGATTATTACCAAACACCTAGTCCACATGAAAAGGATATTGATTTTTTATCTGCTGGTCCGGATAAACAGATCATGCCTTATGAGGACTTTCAGCATTGTATCAACCAGGCGATTGAACATTATAAAGAACAATTATTTACTTATAGTGAGCAACAGGGACTTTTTTCTTTACGAAAGGAGCTTGCGAAGTATTTACAACATTTACAAGTATTTACGAAACCTGAACGACTGGTTATTACTTCCGGCTCACAACAAGCGCTTCACATTCTAGCCAACATGCCGTTTCCGAACGGGAAGAAGAATGTATTGATTGAGCAGCCTACTTACTTTGGAATGATCGATACCTTACAGTTAAATCAGATTACAACGTTAGGAATTGAATTAACAATGGAGGGTATTGATTTTGAAAGGCTTGAATATTTGTTTCGAACAAACGATATTAAATTCTTTTACATCGTTCCAAGATGCCATAACCCACTTGGGCATCATTATACAAATGAAGAAAAGAAAAAAATCGTTGCACTTGCGGAAAAATACGATGTATACATTGTAGAGGATGATTTCTTAGCAGAATTAGATCCGGATTTAAAAGCAGACCCTTTGTTTGCCTATGAACCAAACGGAAGAGTCATTTATGTAAAGAGTTTTTCGAAAGTATTTTTGCCAGGACTGCGTATGGCTACTGTTGCACTCCCTGAAACAATGATTCCCACCTTTGTAAGCTATAAATTTAGCACTGATTTCACTTCATCGACACTTTCACAAGGAGCATTAGAAATCTATTTAAAAAATGGTATGTTTCACTATCATTTAGAAAGCGTAAAAAAATTGTACATAAAAAAAATGAAAACAGTCTTGGAAGCCTGTTCATTGTATTTACCGGACTATGTACAATTTACAAAGCCCAAAAGTGGTTTTTATCTCACCATCTTTTTGCCTTCACATATAGATGTCAATAAATTAATTTACCTATTACATGAAAAACATATTTATGTAGACAACGCTTCTAGAATGTACTTAGCTGAAAACAGCCAGCAAGCCATTCGGCTAAGCATTTCACAAGTAAATGAAGATAAGATACATCTCGGTATACAACAAATTGCAACATATATAATCGATATGTGTGAAAAAAAGAAATACAATCCACTCTCGTTTAAATCCTATCATTGA
- a CDS encoding dihydrofolate reductase family protein — protein sequence MSNNVKQRKIILDLAVTLDGFIEGKNGEVDWCIMDPDMDFTNFLNQIDTILYGRKSYDLWGQYIPKKEDSDTEKEIWKLVHSKEKYVFSRTQKETDNQAILINDNILEQVNKLKKKPGKDIWLYGGASLITTFINLGLVDEFRLSIHPVVLGEGKPLFSDIKQRLNLKVVNTRTFSSGVVQITYHYNGN from the coding sequence ATGTCAAATAACGTAAAACAGAGAAAAATAATTTTGGATTTGGCAGTTACTTTAGATGGTTTTATTGAAGGGAAAAATGGCGAAGTTGATTGGTGCATTATGGACCCAGATATGGATTTCACTAATTTCTTGAATCAAATTGATACAATTTTATATGGTAGAAAAAGCTACGATTTATGGGGACAATATATTCCAAAAAAGGAAGACTCCGATACCGAAAAGGAAATTTGGAAATTGGTTCATAGCAAAGAGAAATATGTGTTTTCCAGAACACAAAAAGAGACTGATAATCAAGCAATACTAATAAATGATAATATTCTTGAACAAGTTAATAAATTGAAGAAAAAGCCTGGTAAAGACATCTGGCTATATGGCGGAGCAAGTCTCATTACCACTTTTATAAATTTAGGGCTTGTTGATGAATTTAGATTATCCATACACCCTGTTGTTTTGGGAGAAGGCAAACCGTTGTTTAGTGATATTAAACAGAGGTTAAATTTAAAAGTGGTTAATACAAGAACGTTCTCTTCTGGAGTTGTACAAATAACCTATCATTATAATGGTAATTAA
- a CDS encoding VOC family protein, producing MKIIVTSLFVQDQDRAREFYSEKLGFVIKHDIPMGKHRWITLVSPDAEDGTELLLEPNEHPAATEFQKKIFADGIPATMFGVADIQKEYKRLLEKGVKFTMEPTKMGEVTIAVFDDTCGNLIQIMQK from the coding sequence ATGAAAATCATTGTAACCAGTTTATTCGTACAAGACCAAGACAGGGCACGGGAATTTTACTCTGAAAAGCTGGGATTTGTAATAAAGCACGACATTCCTATGGGGAAACATAGGTGGATTACGTTAGTTTCTCCCGATGCAGAGGACGGTACGGAGCTTTTACTCGAACCGAATGAGCATCCTGCCGCAACAGAGTTTCAAAAGAAGATATTTGCCGATGGCATCCCAGCAACAATGTTTGGCGTTGCAGATATTCAAAAAGAGTACAAACGATTATTGGAAAAAGGCGTAAAGTTTACGATGGAGCCGACAAAAATGGGCGAAGTCACCATAGCTGTCTTCGACGATACATGCGGCAACCTTATTCAGATCATGCAGAAGTAA
- the tnpA gene encoding IS200/IS605 family transposase gives MKKSKIKHARTCVYNVNYHIVWSVKYRKKVLTAEIENHLKDLFQEIGMDKGFEVVLAEVGEGDHIHVFASAHPKVAPSYIVKMLKGISARKLFLKFPELKKYLWGGHLWNGSFYLETVGSISEDTIKKYIENQKKGG, from the coding sequence ATGAAAAAGTCCAAAATCAAACATGCCCGTACTTGTGTATATAATGTCAACTATCACATCGTTTGGTCCGTAAAATATCGAAAGAAGGTACTGACTGCTGAAATTGAAAATCACCTAAAGGATTTATTTCAAGAAATCGGAATGGACAAAGGGTTTGAAGTAGTTTTGGCAGAAGTGGGTGAAGGAGACCATATCCATGTATTTGCCTCTGCTCATCCAAAAGTGGCTCCATCTTATATCGTTAAGATGCTAAAGGGCATTTCCGCACGCAAGCTGTTTTTGAAATTTCCTGAACTGAAAAAGTATTTATGGGGAGGCCATCTTTGGAATGGAAGTTTCTATCTTGAAACCGTTGGATCGATTTCTGAAGATACTATCAAAAAGTATATCGAAAACCAAAAGAAAGGCGGGTAA